The following are from one region of the Poecilia reticulata strain Guanapo linkage group LG7, Guppy_female_1.0+MT, whole genome shotgun sequence genome:
- the cox4i2 gene encoding cytochrome c oxidase subunit 4 isoform 2, mitochondrial isoform X2 — translation MRGRLLLLTLGCHAEIKAARCQSEPVSLPSYPHKAPSEGLRLPRGLIKTWKGALCPSPSLLPLSLSLPPSFSLPLSPAHQLIPAQCQEATGEKAKADFFSPSVAAFPAAPSSLTITMLRLTSSRLGSLLAGRPTAALTFSIKGRAASQQSHEVSEAVDMSRSMYYDRVDMPLPDKPYKDVLSEAEQKLKQKEKGPWSQLTNEEKVALYRLKFCQSYAEMRAPSGEWKTVLGGMLFFLGFTGLVVWWQRIYVYPPNPRTLEDDWKAMQLQRMLDMRINPVEGVSAKWDYDKGQWK, via the exons ATGAGAG GCCGACTGTTGCTGCTGACTCTTGGCTGCCATGCTGAGATAAAGGCGGCTCGGTGCCAATCAGAACCTGTTAGTCTCCCTTCTTACCCACACAAAGCTCCATCTGAAGGACTCCGGCTGCCCAGAGGCCTAATTAAAACCTGGAAGGGGGCT CTCTGTCCCTCTCCCAGCCtccttcccctctctctctctcttcctccctctttctctctgcctttGTCGCCCGCCCACCAGTTGATTCCAGCTCAGTGTCAGGAGGCGACGGGAGAGAAGGCCAAAGCAGACTTTTTCTCACCAAGCGTTGCTGCTTTTCCTGCTGCACCTTCCAGTCTCACCATCACC ATGCTGCGCTTGACCTCGTCTCGCCTGGGAAGTCTTCTGGCCGGCCGTCCCACAGCAGCCCTGACCTTCAGCATCAAGGGCAGGGCGGCGAGCCAACAGAGTCATG AGGTGTCAGAGGCAGTGGACATGTCTCGGTCGATGTACTACGACCGCGTGGACATGCCTCTGCCTGACAAGCCCTATAAGGACGTGTTGAGTGAAGCTGAACAGAAGctgaagcagaaggagaaaGGACCCTGGAGTCAGCTGACCAATGAGGAGAAGGTCGCCT TGTACCGTCTCAAGTTCTGCCAGAGCTACGCCGAGATGAGGGCTCCCTCAGGAGAGTGGAAGACTGTGTTGGGTGGAATGCTCTTCTTTCTGGGCTTCACAGGTCTGGTGGTCTGGTGGCAGAGGATTTACG TCTACCCTCCCAACCCCAGGACACTGGAGGATGACTGGAAGGCCATGCAGCTCCAGAGAATGCTGGACATGAGGATCAACCCTGTGGAGGGAGTATCCGCCAAGTGGGACTACGACAAGGGCCAGTGGAAGTGA
- the cox4i2 gene encoding cytochrome c oxidase subunit 4 isoform 2, mitochondrial isoform X1: MRGRLLLLTLGCHAEIKAARCQSEPVSLPSYPHKAPSEGLRLPRGLIKTWKGALCPSPSLLPLSLSLPPSFSLPLSPAHQLIPAQCQEATGEKAKADFFSPSVAAFPAAPSSLTITMLRLTSSRLGSLLAGRPTAALTFSIKGRAASQQSHEVSEAVDMSRSMYYDRVDMPLPDKPYKDVLSEAEQKLKQKEKGPWSQLTNEEKVACKSRPLLNLKVYRLKFCQSYAEMRAPSGEWKTVLGGMLFFLGFTGLVVWWQRIYVYPPNPRTLEDDWKAMQLQRMLDMRINPVEGVSAKWDYDKGQWK; this comes from the exons ATGAGAG GCCGACTGTTGCTGCTGACTCTTGGCTGCCATGCTGAGATAAAGGCGGCTCGGTGCCAATCAGAACCTGTTAGTCTCCCTTCTTACCCACACAAAGCTCCATCTGAAGGACTCCGGCTGCCCAGAGGCCTAATTAAAACCTGGAAGGGGGCT CTCTGTCCCTCTCCCAGCCtccttcccctctctctctctcttcctccctctttctctctgcctttGTCGCCCGCCCACCAGTTGATTCCAGCTCAGTGTCAGGAGGCGACGGGAGAGAAGGCCAAAGCAGACTTTTTCTCACCAAGCGTTGCTGCTTTTCCTGCTGCACCTTCCAGTCTCACCATCACC ATGCTGCGCTTGACCTCGTCTCGCCTGGGAAGTCTTCTGGCCGGCCGTCCCACAGCAGCCCTGACCTTCAGCATCAAGGGCAGGGCGGCGAGCCAACAGAGTCATG AGGTGTCAGAGGCAGTGGACATGTCTCGGTCGATGTACTACGACCGCGTGGACATGCCTCTGCCTGACAAGCCCTATAAGGACGTGTTGAGTGAAGCTGAACAGAAGctgaagcagaaggagaaaGGACCCTGGAGTCAGCTGACCAATGAGGAGAAGGTCGCCTGTAAGTCCCGCCCACTTCTTAATCTGAAAG TGTACCGTCTCAAGTTCTGCCAGAGCTACGCCGAGATGAGGGCTCCCTCAGGAGAGTGGAAGACTGTGTTGGGTGGAATGCTCTTCTTTCTGGGCTTCACAGGTCTGGTGGTCTGGTGGCAGAGGATTTACG TCTACCCTCCCAACCCCAGGACACTGGAGGATGACTGGAAGGCCATGCAGCTCCAGAGAATGCTGGACATGAGGATCAACCCTGTGGAGGGAGTATCCGCCAAGTGGGACTACGACAAGGGCCAGTGGAAGTGA